In one Bacillota bacterium genomic region, the following are encoded:
- a CDS encoding UDP-glucose/GDP-mannose dehydrogenase family protein, whose protein sequence is MRITVIGGAGRVGLVTSLALAELGHHVTSSDIDATGVGLLQHGCLPFHEAGLGELLSRHLEARRLVFSLGTIPCLQETQAIFVCVGTPASSSGAPEMSHFWRALDPLIPGLPPGAALVLKSTVPVGTNAELNRRCVSTAGLQAPHVLSCPEFLQEGAGLQGFLNPSRIVAGVRDKAGLQVLQEALAGIRAPWVVTTPENAEAIKYASNALLAARVSLVNELANLCETLGADILEVMRGAGLDPRIGQAYLEAGAGYGGPCLEKDLWAIIYQAQSHGCETPLLKEVQRVNARQRELVVRKVQGCLGRVSGSVLGILGLAFKPGTDDTRGSPSVAVATLLSSAGAEVRGYDPVASVFPVAAVKRYDDPYSMAEGADALILMTSWPSFRHLDFPRLRSVMKRPVLVDGRNCLAGLPLEGFQYVGIGRNPVGTPRVRD, encoded by the coding sequence GTGAGAATTACCGTCATAGGGGGCGCAGGGCGCGTGGGGCTGGTTACCAGCCTTGCACTGGCTGAATTGGGTCACCATGTCACTTCTTCGGACATCGATGCCACAGGCGTCGGCCTCCTCCAGCACGGGTGTCTTCCCTTCCACGAGGCTGGCCTCGGAGAACTGCTGTCCAGGCATCTTGAGGCCCGGAGGCTAGTCTTTAGTCTCGGCACCATCCCTTGTCTCCAGGAAACCCAGGCTATTTTCGTCTGCGTGGGCACGCCAGCGTCCTCCTCCGGTGCCCCTGAGATGTCACACTTCTGGAGGGCTCTAGACCCCCTCATCCCAGGGCTGCCCCCTGGGGCCGCCCTGGTACTGAAGAGTACAGTCCCCGTGGGTACCAACGCCGAGCTGAACCGGCGCTGCGTATCCACGGCAGGCCTCCAGGCACCTCATGTGCTGAGCTGCCCGGAGTTCCTGCAGGAGGGCGCAGGACTCCAGGGCTTTCTCAATCCCAGCAGGATAGTGGCGGGAGTCCGGGACAAGGCTGGCCTGCAAGTACTCCAGGAGGCCCTGGCAGGTATCAGGGCCCCATGGGTGGTGACCACCCCCGAGAACGCCGAAGCCATCAAGTACGCCAGCAATGCGCTTCTGGCTGCCCGCGTGTCTCTCGTCAACGAGCTGGCGAACCTCTGTGAGACCCTGGGCGCGGACATCCTGGAGGTAATGCGGGGTGCCGGGCTCGACCCCAGGATAGGCCAGGCCTATCTCGAGGCGGGAGCCGGCTATGGCGGCCCATGCCTGGAAAAAGACCTCTGGGCCATCATCTACCAGGCTCAGTCCCACGGGTGTGAGACCCCGCTCCTGAAGGAGGTTCAGAGGGTCAACGCTAGGCAGCGGGAGCTGGTGGTGAGAAAGGTCCAAGGCTGCCTGGGAAGGGTGAGTGGTTCTGTCCTGGGTATCCTGGGGTTGGCCTTCAAGCCAGGTACGGACGATACCAGGGGATCCCCCTCTGTCGCCGTGGCTACGCTGCTCTCATCTGCGGGGGCTGAGGTCCGTGGTTATGACCCCGTCGCGAGTGTCTTCCCGGTAGCCGCCGTGAAGCGCTACGATGACCCATATTCCATGGCTGAGGGCGCCGATGCCCTTATCCTGATGACATCTTGGCCATCCTTCCGCCACTTGGATTTCCCTAGACTCCGCTCCGTTATGAAGAGGCCTGTGCTGGTGGATGGCAGGAACTGCCTGGCAGGCCTCCCGCTGGAGGGATTCCAGTACGTGGGGATCGGGCGCAACCCTGTGGGCACACCCAGGGTGAGGGACTAG
- a CDS encoding amphi-Trp domain-containing protein, protein MKWVEKAVGTKQDLLGYLTSICEQFGTESLTVEGHPVELPDGEIEFKIKFEEEEEGGKLSIKASWVNWGYEEPDDEEEDTEE, encoded by the coding sequence TTGAAGTGGGTTGAAAAAGCGGTAGGCACCAAGCAAGATCTCCTAGGGTACCTGACCTCCATTTGCGAACAGTTCGGCACGGAGAGCTTGACTGTGGAAGGTCATCCCGTTGAACTTCCGGATGGGGAAATTGAGTTCAAGATCAAGTTTGAGGAAGAGGAAGAGGGCGGGAAGCTCTCCATAAAAGCCTCCTGGGTGAACTGGGGGTACGAGGAACCGGATGACGAGGAAGAAGATACTGAGGAGTAG
- the cotE gene encoding outer spore coat protein CotE, with protein MQGGIRSKGYSEIITKAVCGLGRKTFRLERVLLIPEGQSPERVLGSVLTQISNLEASVPERSGPDAAMVPISGRFDINVWYAHSGHRSTALARETVRYTELVPITGWSSIALGDLEASATMLRTPECVELGSTGDNRIRVAVEFTIQAEVIGETKVLVEVFDLRD; from the coding sequence ATGCAGGGTGGCATCAGGAGCAAGGGGTACAGTGAGATAATAACCAAGGCGGTTTGTGGATTGGGCCGGAAGACGTTCAGGCTGGAACGGGTTCTTTTGATCCCCGAGGGACAATCTCCCGAAAGGGTCCTTGGGTCCGTTCTCACGCAGATCTCCAATCTAGAGGCTTCCGTACCGGAGAGGTCGGGCCCGGATGCAGCCATGGTGCCCATCTCAGGGCGATTTGACATCAACGTATGGTACGCCCACAGCGGCCACCGGAGTACCGCACTGGCCAGGGAGACGGTGCGATACACGGAGCTGGTGCCCATTACTGGATGGAGCAGCATCGCCTTGGGCGATCTGGAGGCCTCCGCGACCATGCTGAGAACGCCGGAGTGCGTTGAGTTGGGTTCCACTGGAGATAATCGCATCCGGGTCGCAGTGGAATTCACCATTCAGGCCGAGGTCATTGGGGAGACCAAGGTCCTAGTGGAGGTCTTTGACTTAAGGGACTGA
- the cotE gene encoding outer spore coat protein CotE, whose product MNQVEVGTFGRIKEILARAVCGVGEARIARTVDIPSEGSPRQILGTMATPLELGAVTVDVSGPGRVRVEGVVGVHVWYMAEEQTHVVSHSVAISEDIPLTLLGTGCFAFSAPTVQCDPVSVSAQPRGAAIRLQVATRVKVEVVGEVRVGVRAFSGGAVAPALEAPTVESGIETNLQEDLDVGDWEDED is encoded by the coding sequence ATGAACCAGGTTGAGGTTGGCACTTTCGGCAGGATCAAGGAGATCCTGGCGAGAGCCGTGTGCGGCGTTGGCGAGGCCAGGATCGCGAGAACCGTTGATATTCCCAGCGAGGGTTCTCCCAGGCAGATCCTGGGCACAATGGCTACCCCCTTGGAGCTGGGTGCCGTGACCGTGGATGTGTCTGGCCCAGGCAGGGTAAGGGTGGAGGGCGTTGTAGGGGTACATGTTTGGTACATGGCAGAGGAGCAAACCCACGTAGTCTCGCACTCTGTTGCCATCTCGGAGGATATACCCTTAACACTCCTGGGAACAGGGTGTTTCGCGTTCTCGGCTCCAACGGTTCAATGCGACCCTGTTTCGGTCTCCGCCCAACCCCGAGGGGCAGCCATAAGGCTCCAGGTGGCGACCAGGGTAAAGGTGGAAGTGGTGGGAGAAGTGAGGGTGGGGGTACGAGCGTTTTCCGGTGGAGCCGTGGCTCCTGCGTTGGAGGCCCCAACGGTTGAATCCGGAATTGAGACGAACTTGCAGGAAGACCTGGACGTTGGTGATTGGGAGGATGAGGACTGA
- a CDS encoding NCS1 family transporter, with translation MAAKATETKSELITRLSDTLNPIPAEARQVNYWEYILMWLAGCVFIGYFMLGASLIPPVGRLNLTQAFVAMVVSMIVVAAMYTLNGMPGHKYGIPMAVQLRASFGYSGCKIPALIRATPAIFWYGIQTWIGALALNGILKALVGFENIVLVFALFLIFQIVLSMAGFQSIKWVEVIGAIFLIFAFVWMASQIVGQFGLQLEERVIRIPGTWGRPFWVGVMAFIAIYTTLMLNIGDYTRHVDRRIRPKGLFWAHLLGILPATIFMAGIGLIAAGATGEWNPIDVLVMYMPTTSVLVISLFFIVAAQFTTNLMLNVVPPANAFMEVFGWKWPVSCLVAGGLVLLTFPWYIVTAEGFFLYMQIYSVFLGPIFGIMVVDYWLIRKGRLNLPTLYDKGGPFTYVKGFNPAAIIALVVGFLMALIDIELSWYIGTPSAAIAYYLLMKYWIIMDFPPDETDVEDLAA, from the coding sequence ATGGCAGCAAAGGCGACCGAGACCAAGAGCGAGTTGATCACAAGACTTTCAGACACACTGAACCCGATCCCGGCGGAGGCTCGCCAGGTCAACTACTGGGAGTACATTCTCATGTGGCTTGCGGGCTGTGTGTTCATCGGGTACTTCATGCTGGGAGCCAGTTTGATTCCGCCGGTAGGACGTCTTAACCTGACACAGGCATTTGTGGCAATGGTGGTTTCCATGATAGTGGTCGCTGCCATGTATACGCTGAACGGCATGCCAGGGCACAAGTACGGGATTCCCATGGCAGTCCAGCTGAGAGCCTCCTTTGGCTATTCGGGTTGCAAGATCCCAGCCCTGATCAGGGCGACGCCTGCGATCTTCTGGTACGGCATACAGACATGGATAGGTGCACTGGCGCTCAACGGCATTTTGAAGGCGCTGGTGGGGTTCGAGAATATCGTGTTGGTTTTCGCACTGTTTCTCATATTCCAGATAGTTCTTTCGATGGCGGGCTTCCAATCCATCAAGTGGGTGGAGGTAATTGGGGCCATCTTCTTGATCTTCGCCTTCGTATGGATGGCGAGCCAGATCGTGGGACAATTTGGCCTGCAGCTGGAGGAGCGGGTAATCCGGATCCCTGGTACCTGGGGGCGCCCCTTCTGGGTCGGTGTCATGGCGTTCATCGCTATATACACAACGCTCATGCTTAATATAGGCGACTACACCCGGCACGTCGACCGGAGAATCAGGCCTAAAGGACTCTTTTGGGCTCACCTCCTTGGAATCCTGCCAGCCACCATTTTCATGGCGGGGATCGGCCTTATAGCGGCTGGAGCCACAGGGGAATGGAACCCCATCGATGTTCTTGTGATGTACATGCCAACCACATCGGTTCTGGTTATTTCCCTATTCTTCATAGTCGCTGCTCAGTTCACCACGAACCTAATGTTGAACGTAGTGCCCCCGGCCAATGCGTTCATGGAAGTTTTCGGTTGGAAGTGGCCAGTGTCATGCCTCGTGGCGGGAGGCCTCGTTCTTCTGACCTTCCCCTGGTACATTGTCACAGCGGAAGGTTTCTTTCTTTACATGCAGATATACTCGGTCTTCCTTGGGCCCATATTCGGCATAATGGTTGTGGACTACTGGCTCATCCGCAAAGGAAGACTGAACCTTCCAACCCTCTATGATAAGGGCGGTCCATTCACGTACGTAAAGGGCTTCAACCCTGCGGCCATAATCGCCCTGGTCGTAGGCTTTCTCATGGCGCTAATAGACATCGAATTGTCGTGGTATATTGGAACCCCGTCAGCGGCCATTGCGTACTACTTGCTGATGAAGTACTGGATCATCATGGATTTCCCGCCTGATGAGACCGATGTTGAGGATCTCGCTGCGTGA
- a CDS encoding M20 family metallo-hydrolase has translation MPVDYDRIVRDISQINSFNATPSQGVTRLTFTPEYEKARQYLIQEMHKADLSVWCDGFGNLFARLEGSDPSLPAVMAGSHLDTVPCGGQFDGVVGVVAALETARRIREEGLRPNHSYLVTVFAEEEGARFGQVLVGSRALAGLLDREVVFALKDSDSVGYLEALAHASLRPRDSQVFDRNSIKCMLEIHIEQSVVLEQEGKIIGIVEAVAGIQQMSVEVRGIPNHAGATPMKRRKDALAGTASMITSIEGIALNRSGPRTVCTVGKIQCEPNISNVIPGYCHFTVDVRDTEASWLQEAASAVDATCRQIGQERGLDTTVSLKPRTEPVLLSSRIGQLTEKVALEKGLPHMWMPSGAVHDAAIMAQLVETSMVFVPSIVGRSHVPEENTSYEHIYQGIDVFSEVLLRLCECA, from the coding sequence ATGCCCGTAGACTATGACCGCATTGTACGTGACATATCTCAGATAAACTCGTTCAATGCGACGCCCAGTCAAGGGGTTACTCGCCTCACATTTACCCCGGAATATGAGAAAGCGAGGCAGTACCTGATACAAGAGATGCACAAGGCCGACCTGTCAGTGTGGTGTGATGGTTTCGGTAATCTGTTTGCACGGCTTGAGGGAAGTGACCCGTCACTGCCCGCTGTCATGGCGGGTTCTCACCTGGACACCGTTCCCTGCGGAGGGCAATTCGATGGTGTGGTTGGTGTGGTGGCCGCCCTGGAGACAGCTCGCCGGATCCGCGAGGAAGGCTTGAGGCCCAACCACTCGTACCTCGTGACGGTATTCGCCGAGGAAGAAGGCGCCAGGTTCGGCCAGGTGCTCGTTGGAAGCCGGGCCCTGGCCGGCCTTCTAGACAGGGAGGTGGTTTTTGCCCTTAAGGACTCGGACTCTGTAGGCTACCTTGAGGCACTCGCTCATGCCAGCCTCCGTCCACGCGACAGCCAGGTATTTGACCGGAACAGCATCAAGTGCATGCTTGAAATCCACATAGAGCAGAGTGTGGTTCTCGAGCAGGAAGGCAAGATCATCGGCATTGTTGAGGCGGTCGCTGGCATACAGCAGATGAGTGTGGAGGTACGGGGAATCCCAAACCATGCGGGAGCCACTCCAATGAAGCGTCGCAAGGACGCCCTAGCAGGCACAGCGTCCATGATCACCAGTATAGAGGGTATCGCCCTCAACCGATCAGGGCCGCGCACTGTCTGTACCGTGGGCAAAATCCAGTGCGAACCTAACATCAGCAATGTAATCCCTGGATACTGCCACTTCACTGTAGATGTCCGGGATACGGAAGCTTCCTGGCTTCAAGAGGCTGCCTCTGCGGTTGATGCCACATGCAGGCAGATAGGCCAGGAGCGAGGGTTAGATACTACAGTGTCGCTGAAACCCCGGACCGAACCTGTACTCTTATCTTCCAGAATCGGGCAGCTGACCGAGAAGGTGGCGCTGGAGAAAGGACTCCCGCACATGTGGATGCCAAGCGGGGCCGTTCACGATGCTGCGATCATGGCGCAGCTTGTAGAAACCTCTATGGTATTCGTGCCAAGCATTGTGGGCCGCAGCCACGTCCCAGAGGAAAATACATCCTACGAGCATATTTACCAGGGCATAGACGTTTTCTCTGAGGTGCTTTTAAGACTGTGCGAATGCGCCTGA
- the hydA gene encoding dihydropyrimidinase, giving the protein MSLLIKNGTVVTSVGEQKADILIEGEKIAAIGKSLEGRAEEIIDASDRYILPGGIDQHSHFGLPFGGTWTRGFETTTAAIVGGTTTVVDFAPQPAGMSIRDAIRKHSEEKAEGVAVVDFAFHGMVMDVNETLFEEIPRLPEDGVPTLKLFMAYKGTPFMVDDATLFRALQASKNAGLTIMVHAENGDVIDVLQKQCVAAGQLEPKYHAVSRPPAVETEATARAMAIAKMAEAPIFVVHVTCREAMEAIRDAYIRGIRAYGETCPHYLTLSVDNLARPDFEGAKYVCSPALRSPEHHEALWQALDRGWLQVIGSDHCGFDWKEQKHMGKENFTKIPNGAPGVQYRLAVLWTYGVEAGRITRQKLVDLYSTAPAKFNGLFPQKGDIAVGSDADLVILDPKWEGVMSIETSLEGGDYCTYEGMKQKGRAEKVFLRGRLSVDDGKFVGEPGQGKPLKGEPFGAAYGKIEGSHCR; this is encoded by the coding sequence GTGAGCCTGCTCATCAAGAACGGAACTGTCGTAACGAGCGTGGGAGAGCAAAAAGCAGACATACTTATTGAAGGCGAAAAGATTGCTGCAATTGGAAAAAGCCTGGAGGGGCGTGCCGAGGAGATCATTGATGCCAGTGACCGCTACATTCTGCCGGGCGGTATTGACCAGCACAGCCATTTTGGCCTGCCCTTTGGCGGTACCTGGACTCGTGGATTTGAGACAACCACCGCAGCCATAGTCGGAGGCACCACTACAGTTGTGGATTTTGCTCCTCAGCCTGCCGGAATGAGCATCAGAGATGCGATCCGCAAGCACTCCGAAGAAAAGGCCGAAGGCGTGGCAGTAGTGGATTTCGCTTTCCACGGCATGGTCATGGATGTTAACGAGACCCTCTTTGAAGAAATACCCAGGCTACCCGAAGACGGCGTACCCACCCTGAAGCTATTTATGGCGTACAAGGGAACACCGTTTATGGTGGACGATGCGACCCTTTTCAGGGCCCTCCAGGCATCTAAGAACGCTGGCCTAACCATCATGGTCCACGCGGAGAACGGGGATGTCATAGATGTCCTCCAAAAACAGTGTGTTGCCGCGGGCCAGTTAGAGCCGAAGTACCATGCGGTGTCACGGCCTCCCGCAGTAGAGACTGAAGCTACGGCCCGCGCAATGGCGATAGCTAAGATGGCCGAAGCGCCCATTTTTGTGGTACACGTCACCTGCCGGGAGGCAATGGAGGCGATAAGGGATGCATATATCCGGGGGATCCGGGCTTACGGGGAGACCTGTCCACACTATCTCACACTGAGTGTCGACAACCTGGCGAGACCTGATTTCGAAGGTGCGAAATATGTTTGCTCTCCCGCTCTGCGCTCGCCTGAGCATCACGAGGCGCTATGGCAAGCCCTCGACCGGGGCTGGCTGCAAGTGATCGGGTCCGATCATTGCGGTTTTGACTGGAAAGAACAAAAACATATGGGGAAGGAGAACTTCACCAAGATCCCCAACGGCGCGCCGGGTGTCCAGTACCGCCTTGCAGTGCTCTGGACTTATGGGGTTGAGGCCGGGAGGATCACTCGCCAGAAGCTTGTGGACCTCTACTCCACCGCACCTGCCAAGTTCAACGGGCTGTTCCCTCAAAAGGGGGACATCGCTGTAGGCTCTGACGCCGACCTGGTAATCCTTGACCCGAAGTGGGAAGGCGTGATGAGTATTGAAACAAGCCTCGAGGGAGGGGACTACTGCACCTACGAGGGCATGAAGCAAAAAGGACGGGCGGAAAAGGTATTCCTTCGCGGCCGGCTTTCCGTGGATGATGGCAAATTCGTTGGAGAGCCCGGACAAGGGAAACCCCTCAAGGGAGAGCCATTTGGAGCGGCCTATGGGAAAATAGAGGGCTCACACTGCCGCTAA
- a CDS encoding sigma 54-interacting transcriptional regulator — MVIPDIDPVRQIYAAITASITSLSPVSSMVIMDLIKVVWNHPTFPAIFVDSGNTITQANPAAKALLHETGRAPLGETLHSLFPDFSRQGSLERPGKGCFYTTVRGHRLRITFAEGKRETCAIIEVLGASKTTPLSFAEGMCEAMEEILALSYDLVTVTDGHGTGVRATSRMEELFGVPKQDFIGRNVKDLVDNRVLSRSVTLAVLDTGSPRTLVQRTKSNHLLVVTGIPVWDAAGRISRVVNFSRDISSPEQLRRRIAEAQVLLDNYRFEAFERQHLPSCLGKASWQKAIDRAAAVDSTVLITGESGTGKEVAAREIHQKSTRARAPFIKINCAAIPETLFESELFGYERGAFTGASVRKEGLIQRAEGGTLLLDEIAEIPPFVQVKLLHILQDREFIPVGGRLPLKANVRIIASTNQDLRRLVEENAFRKDLFYRLNVLRLDIPPLRERLDEMPGLVRTFLERFNSRLNRSVTLSEDARKLLKAHQWPGNIRELENLVERLVVMSDTNLVTASQVNQMLHGDSDTPAISVKQVVPLREAIEIVERQLLKKAMEAGHSTRSASALLGINQSTVVRKLRRYGMSP; from the coding sequence ATGGTAATACCGGATATAGACCCTGTCCGGCAGATTTATGCCGCGATAACGGCATCCATAACGAGTCTTTCGCCTGTCAGCTCTATGGTCATCATGGACTTGATAAAGGTCGTATGGAATCATCCCACATTTCCCGCGATATTTGTAGATTCCGGAAATACCATTACTCAGGCTAATCCTGCGGCCAAAGCCCTGCTTCATGAAACAGGGCGGGCGCCCCTGGGCGAGACCCTTCACAGCCTCTTCCCCGATTTTAGCCGCCAGGGCTCGCTCGAGCGCCCTGGGAAAGGCTGTTTTTATACCACAGTCCGCGGTCATCGGCTCAGAATCACCTTCGCGGAAGGTAAGCGCGAGACCTGTGCCATTATCGAGGTGCTCGGCGCCAGCAAGACTACACCGCTATCTTTTGCGGAAGGTATGTGCGAGGCAATGGAAGAGATACTCGCCCTGTCCTATGATCTGGTCACGGTGACAGACGGGCACGGAACAGGAGTGCGAGCCACATCAAGGATGGAGGAACTCTTCGGTGTTCCTAAGCAAGATTTCATTGGGCGGAATGTGAAAGATCTCGTAGATAACCGCGTGCTCAGCAGGTCGGTAACACTGGCCGTACTTGACACGGGCTCACCCAGAACACTGGTCCAGAGAACTAAGAGCAATCATCTCCTGGTTGTCACCGGAATTCCAGTCTGGGATGCGGCAGGGCGTATCAGCCGGGTTGTGAACTTCTCGAGGGACATCAGCAGTCCTGAGCAGCTCCGGCGCAGGATCGCGGAGGCTCAGGTGCTGCTGGATAACTACAGGTTTGAAGCGTTCGAAAGGCAGCACCTCCCCAGTTGCCTTGGAAAGGCATCGTGGCAGAAGGCAATTGACAGAGCGGCCGCTGTGGATTCGACGGTTCTGATTACCGGCGAATCCGGCACGGGCAAGGAAGTAGCAGCACGGGAAATCCACCAAAAGAGTACAAGGGCCAGGGCGCCTTTTATCAAGATAAACTGCGCGGCGATCCCGGAGACCCTCTTTGAATCAGAGCTCTTCGGGTACGAAAGAGGGGCGTTTACAGGAGCCTCAGTTCGGAAAGAAGGGCTCATTCAAAGGGCGGAAGGGGGTACGCTTCTTCTTGACGAGATTGCCGAGATACCTCCTTTTGTGCAGGTCAAGTTGCTCCACATCCTGCAAGACAGAGAGTTCATCCCGGTAGGCGGTAGACTGCCGTTGAAAGCAAATGTGAGGATAATTGCATCCACCAACCAGGATCTCAGAAGACTCGTTGAGGAGAACGCCTTCCGGAAAGACCTCTTTTACAGGCTTAACGTTCTCCGCCTTGATATCCCGCCATTGAGGGAGAGGCTTGATGAGATGCCGGGACTAGTGCGAACCTTCCTGGAGCGCTTCAACAGCCGCCTTAACCGTTCCGTCACGCTGTCCGAAGACGCGCGAAAGCTGCTAAAAGCACACCAGTGGCCGGGCAATATCCGGGAGCTCGAGAACCTGGTCGAACGGCTGGTTGTGATGTCTGACACCAACCTTGTAACAGCCTCTCAAGTCAACCAGATGCTGCACGGTGACTCCGATACACCTGCTATTAGTGTAAAACAGGTGGTCCCTTTAAGGGAGGCTATTGAGATTGTGGAAAGACAGCTCCTGAAAAAAGCGATGGAGGCGGGGCATTCCACGAGGTCCGCAAGCGCTTTGCTGGGAATTAACCAGTCCACCGTGGTACGAAAGCTCCGACGTTACGGCATGTCACCCTAG
- a CDS encoding HutP family protein — protein MKEPARHLESVDVARAAVEMALSRTREEEAILKEALRRAGIRATAVDIGGDFIGLIRLAVERTMVAAKREGIIRDVHTDEGAVAGATREAMSQITPKALGLNVGGKIGISRRDEHIIVAVFLGVGLVHLNEVAIGLGHRAIPAG, from the coding sequence ATGAAGGAGCCGGCAAGACACCTGGAAAGTGTCGATGTGGCCCGGGCCGCGGTGGAAATGGCTCTCTCGCGCACCCGCGAGGAGGAGGCCATCCTTAAAGAAGCCCTCAGGAGAGCCGGTATCAGAGCCACTGCCGTTGATATCGGGGGTGACTTCATAGGCCTCATTCGCTTGGCAGTAGAACGCACAATGGTAGCCGCCAAGCGTGAGGGCATCATCCGGGATGTCCATACAGATGAGGGTGCTGTGGCAGGGGCCACCAGAGAGGCCATGAGCCAGATAACCCCCAAGGCCCTGGGCTTGAACGTTGGGGGCAAGATAGGCATCTCCAGGAGGGACGAGCACATCATAGTCGCCGTCTTCCTAGGCGTTGGCCTTGTCCATCTCAACGAGGTAGCCATCGGACTCGGGCATAGGGCCATTCCAGCCGGCTAG
- a CDS encoding adenylosuccinate synthase yields MPSVVVVGAQWGDEGKGKITDFLAERADMVVRYQGGANAGHTVVVREEEFRLHLIPSGILYPGKTCIIGNGVVLDPKVLMGEMDYLMARGRSVEALRISDRAHVLFPYHSKMDDAQEDRRGENKIGTTRRGIGPCYADKSARMGIRVCDLTDEETLRPMLQQRIAEKNDLFQKVYGVEGVEFGQVFQEYLGYAEHLRPYVCDTSILINEALDDSRKVLFEGAQGTLLDLDHGTYPYVTSSHPVAGGACIGSGVGPTRIGQVVGVVKAYTSRVGDGPFPTEITGEVGEAIREKGHEYGTTTGRPRRCGWLDTVVIRHAARVSGLAGLAVTRLDTLSGFDRVKICAEYDLDGERVRNLPASLKALGRCRPVYEEFEGWDEDLTSITSYEDLPRNAQRYLEAVSEMSGVPLAIVSIGRERAQTVGVRDVF; encoded by the coding sequence ATGCCAAGCGTGGTGGTGGTTGGTGCGCAATGGGGAGATGAGGGTAAAGGGAAGATCACCGATTTCCTGGCAGAAAGGGCCGATATGGTGGTGCGGTACCAGGGAGGGGCCAATGCAGGCCACACCGTTGTGGTGCGCGAAGAGGAATTCCGGCTTCACCTGATTCCGTCTGGCATCCTCTACCCCGGAAAGACCTGCATCATTGGGAACGGCGTTGTGCTTGATCCCAAGGTCTTGATGGGGGAGATGGATTACCTGATGGCCCGGGGAAGAAGCGTGGAAGCCTTGCGAATAAGCGATAGAGCCCACGTCCTGTTCCCATATCACAGCAAGATGGACGATGCTCAGGAGGATCGCAGGGGTGAAAACAAGATCGGCACCACAAGAAGGGGCATAGGACCGTGCTACGCTGACAAGTCCGCGAGGATGGGCATACGAGTGTGCGACCTCACCGACGAGGAGACACTCAGGCCTATGCTCCAGCAGAGGATCGCCGAGAAGAACGATCTGTTCCAGAAGGTCTATGGGGTTGAGGGCGTGGAGTTTGGCCAGGTTTTCCAGGAGTATCTTGGTTATGCTGAGCATCTTCGCCCCTACGTTTGCGATACCTCCATCCTCATCAATGAGGCTTTGGACGACAGCAGGAAGGTGCTGTTTGAGGGCGCCCAGGGCACGTTATTGGACCTTGACCATGGGACCTATCCCTATGTGACGTCTTCCCACCCTGTGGCCGGGGGCGCGTGCATCGGCTCTGGTGTCGGACCTACCAGGATAGGGCAGGTTGTGGGCGTGGTCAAGGCCTACACTTCTCGAGTTGGAGACGGGCCATTCCCCACGGAGATCACCGGCGAAGTTGGCGAAGCCATAAGGGAGAAGGGTCACGAATACGGCACCACCACCGGGCGCCCCAGGCGGTGTGGGTGGCTTGACACAGTGGTAATCAGGCATGCCGCTAGGGTGAGTGGACTCGCGGGCCTTGCGGTGACAAGGCTTGACACACTGAGCGGTTTCGACCGGGTGAAGATATGTGCGGAGTATGACCTGGACGGAGAACGCGTAAGGAATCTGCCTGCCTCGTTGAAGGCCCTTGGCAGGTGCAGGCCGGTGTATGAAGAGTTCGAGGGATGGGACGAGGACTTGACGTCCATTACATCCTACGAGGACCTTCCCCGCAACGCTCAAAGATACCTGGAGGCCGTCTCGGAGATGAGTGGCGTTCCCCTGGCGATTGTGTCCATAGGCAGGGAGAGGGCCCAAACCGTAGGGGTCCGGGACGTATTCTAG